One window of the Tachypleus tridentatus isolate NWPU-2018 chromosome 10, ASM421037v1, whole genome shotgun sequence genome contains the following:
- the LOC143230481 gene encoding uncharacterized protein LOC143230481 isoform X3 → MDQLLKQKVDISERRNRKTSQELKMKPTGLFRETPTSDQDVVMRRVTNLRQRRISTQIKMDSLRKQLYLNSKKSNRPATIHEVPHLETQLRELKMALQEIDNSLNSVGKKAEETLQKFSMSHEDLNHPKVTERPLSDSTTFKVIDEHDKKAWQLQQEVPKSEEDCRKACAKSKPAKFMDSPQSKKKFGKSDQFSQSQFTVPLLNRSQTSEIPIDYEATFQPGKAPRDRTLDSLISSVKKKRGPLRLLGSFVDSQIRGRLGSQRRHKSVERLPTESYRFKHMFTPRSSTTEDIDLIGDKYLNSTILQEHVLRKQRLVKAVSADSRSSEGSCGSSHVRPLKTDDKRNRKEENRRKSKGTPRTEIDPKALAEIEAFEKMAHSYLQNHRHEFPV, encoded by the exons ATGGATCAACTTCTCAAGCAGAAAGTAGATATTTCTGAAAGACGAAACCGAAAGACGTCTCAG GAACTGAAGATGAAGCCAACAGGGCTATTTAGAGAAACACCAACCAGTGACCAAGACGTTGTGATGCGTCGAGTTACTAACTTAAGACAACGAAGAATTTCTACCCAGATTAAG ATGGATTCCCTTCGGAAACAACTGTACTTAAATTCCAAAAAATCGAATCGACCGGCTACAATACATGAAGTGCCTCACCTGGAAACTCAACTACGAGAACTCAAGATGGCCTTGCAAGAGATAGACAACAGTTTAAACTCGGTTGGAAAAAAAGCCGAGGAAACATTGCAGAAGTTCAGCATGAGTCACGAGGACCTCAATCATCCAAAAGTAACAGAGCGACCTCTATCAGATTCAACAACGTTTAAAGTTATTGATGAACATGACAAAAAAGCTTGGCAATTACAACAGGAAGTACCAAAGTCTGAAGAGGATTGTCGAAAAGCATGCGCGAAATCAAAACCAGCGAAATTTATGGATTCTCCACAATCGaaaaaaaaatttggaaaaagTGATCAGTTCTCTCAATCTCAGTTTACAG TTCCGTTACTAAATAGATCTCAAACATCAGAAATACCTATAGACTATGAAGCAACTTTTCAGCCAGGAAAAGCTCCAAGAGACCGTACGTTAGATTCATTAATTTCTTCCGTGAAAAAAAAGAGAGGTCCATTAAGGCTTCTTGGAAGCTTCGTGGACTCTCAAATTCGAGGTCGACTCGGGTCTCAGCGAAGACACAAGTCTGTGGAACGTCTACCGACAGAATCGTATAGATTTAAACATATGTTCACTCCTCGTTCTTCAACCACAGAAGACATAGATTTAATAggtgataaatatttgaattctaCGATCCTCCAAGAACATGTTCTGAGAAAACAACGATTAGTAAAGGCAGTTAGTGCTGACAGTAGGAGTTCTGAAGGCAGCTGTGGATCTTCCCACGTCCGGCCTTTAAAAACTGACGATAAGAGAAacagaaaagaagaaaacagaagaaaaagtaAAGGAACGCCAAGAACAGAAATAGACCCCAAAGCTCTTGCGGAAATTGAG GCATTTGAGAAGATGGCCCACAGCTATTTGCAGAATCACAGGCACGAATTTCCTGTTTGA
- the LOC143230481 gene encoding uncharacterized protein LOC143230481 isoform X2, translated as MLRRNESGSEINQNRADQKLTEMDQLLKQKVDISERRNRKTSQELKMKPTGLFRETPTSDQDVVMRRVTNLRQRRISTQIKMDSLRKQLYLNSKKSNRPATIHEVPHLETQLRELKMALQEIDNSLNSVGKKAEETLQKFSMSHEDLNHPKVTERPLSDSTTFKVIDEHDKKAWQLQQEVPKSEEDCRKACAKSKPAKFMDSPQSKKKFGKSDQFSQSQFTVPLLNRSQTSEIPIDYEATFQPGKAPRDRTLDSLISSVKKKRGPLRLLGSFVDSQIRGRLGSQRRHKSVERLPTESYRFKHMFTPRSSTTEDIDLIGDKYLNSTILQEHVLRKQRLVKAVSADSRSSEGSCGSSHVRPLKTDDKRNRKEENRRKSKGTPRTEIDPKALAEIEAFEKMAHSYLQNHRHEFPV; from the exons atgt TGCGAAGAAATGAGTCTGGATCAGAGATCAACCAAAACAGAGCAGATCAGAAACTGACAGAAATGGATCAACTTCTCAAGCAGAAAGTAGATATTTCTGAAAGACGAAACCGAAAGACGTCTCAG GAACTGAAGATGAAGCCAACAGGGCTATTTAGAGAAACACCAACCAGTGACCAAGACGTTGTGATGCGTCGAGTTACTAACTTAAGACAACGAAGAATTTCTACCCAGATTAAG ATGGATTCCCTTCGGAAACAACTGTACTTAAATTCCAAAAAATCGAATCGACCGGCTACAATACATGAAGTGCCTCACCTGGAAACTCAACTACGAGAACTCAAGATGGCCTTGCAAGAGATAGACAACAGTTTAAACTCGGTTGGAAAAAAAGCCGAGGAAACATTGCAGAAGTTCAGCATGAGTCACGAGGACCTCAATCATCCAAAAGTAACAGAGCGACCTCTATCAGATTCAACAACGTTTAAAGTTATTGATGAACATGACAAAAAAGCTTGGCAATTACAACAGGAAGTACCAAAGTCTGAAGAGGATTGTCGAAAAGCATGCGCGAAATCAAAACCAGCGAAATTTATGGATTCTCCACAATCGaaaaaaaaatttggaaaaagTGATCAGTTCTCTCAATCTCAGTTTACAG TTCCGTTACTAAATAGATCTCAAACATCAGAAATACCTATAGACTATGAAGCAACTTTTCAGCCAGGAAAAGCTCCAAGAGACCGTACGTTAGATTCATTAATTTCTTCCGTGAAAAAAAAGAGAGGTCCATTAAGGCTTCTTGGAAGCTTCGTGGACTCTCAAATTCGAGGTCGACTCGGGTCTCAGCGAAGACACAAGTCTGTGGAACGTCTACCGACAGAATCGTATAGATTTAAACATATGTTCACTCCTCGTTCTTCAACCACAGAAGACATAGATTTAATAggtgataaatatttgaattctaCGATCCTCCAAGAACATGTTCTGAGAAAACAACGATTAGTAAAGGCAGTTAGTGCTGACAGTAGGAGTTCTGAAGGCAGCTGTGGATCTTCCCACGTCCGGCCTTTAAAAACTGACGATAAGAGAAacagaaaagaagaaaacagaagaaaaagtaAAGGAACGCCAAGAACAGAAATAGACCCCAAAGCTCTTGCGGAAATTGAG GCATTTGAGAAGATGGCCCACAGCTATTTGCAGAATCACAGGCACGAATTTCCTGTTTGA